TGCCTGCTACTACGCCATCGACAAGAAGCCGATCAGTGAGGCACCGCTGTCCTTCAAGGAGAAGGAAATGCTCAAGGTGGTCCTGAAAAAGGTTAAGGGCACAGATATCGAGATCCTGCTGAGAGAAAGCGGACTCATCGAGTAAAAAATACAGAACCAATGGGCGGCTGCCGATGCACAAAAAGCGTCGGCAGCCGCTTTTTTCATTATGCGAGGAACATTTCAGCCGGCATTGACACGTCGGGCGTGATACTGTAAAATATATATAGTTCGCAGAAACGAATACAAGCGGAGGAAATGTATGGATTATATCTCTGTAAAGGAAGCTGCCGAGCAGTGGCAGGTTTCGCAGCGCTGGGTGCAAAAGCTCTGTAAGGAAAACCGGATAGACGGGGTGCTGCGTTTCGGACATTCTTATATGATTCCGAAGGATTTGAAAAGGCCTGTCGATCTTAGATACAGCATCAACAAACCTGCGAAAAAGGAATAAGTTTATTTTCAGTTGATTTTGCAGCATTATTCTATGGGAGATAATTT
The genomic region above belongs to Vescimonas coprocola and contains:
- a CDS encoding helix-turn-helix domain-containing protein; its protein translation is MDYISVKEAAEQWQVSQRWVQKLCKENRIDGVLRFGHSYMIPKDLKRPVDLRYSINKPAKKE